In Anaerolineales bacterium, the following proteins share a genomic window:
- a CDS encoding secondary thiamine-phosphate synthase enzyme YjbQ, producing MNSYRKELWFNLPTRRGFVNITPQVETCLHESEIQEGLILVSAMHITASVFINDDESGLHQDYEMWLEKLAPHEPVSQYRHNDTGEDNADAHMKRQIMGREVVVAVTGGKLDFGPWEQIFYGEFDGRRRKRVLVKIIGE from the coding sequence ATGAATTCATATCGCAAAGAACTTTGGTTCAACCTCCCCACCCGCCGCGGCTTCGTAAACATCACACCGCAAGTAGAAACCTGCCTCCATGAGAGTGAAATACAAGAAGGCCTTATTTTGGTTTCAGCCATGCATATAACGGCGTCGGTGTTCATCAATGACGACGAATCAGGCTTGCACCAAGATTATGAAATGTGGCTGGAAAAACTTGCACCTCATGAACCGGTCAGCCAATATCGCCACAATGACACTGGTGAAGACAACGCCGATGCACACATGAAGCGCCAGATCATGGGGCGTGAGGTGGTCGTTGCTGTGACGGGTGGTAAACTTGATTTTGGACCTTGGGAACAGATCTTCTACGGTGAATTCGATGGACGAAGACGAAAACGGGTATTGGTGAAGATTATCGGCGAATAA